The following proteins come from a genomic window of Theileria equi strain WA chromosome 2 map unlocalized gcontig_1105316255037, whole genome shotgun sequence:
- a CDS encoding actin, putative (encoded by transcript BEWA_038930A) — MSDEQCVIIDNGSGTIKVGLTGSSTPSFAIPSVIGTPRAKFKEKMEDEYYGDEAIDNIDFLSLEYPIDHGHISDFDAMEKLWDYSFKRLGIHSDCRPALLTEPPFCSPNHRIKMAEIFFEKFNVDDLNISVSGLLAMYGLGRLTGTILDIGEGVTQCLPVIEGYIEKGSIQRVDFGGLELTMYLQKMLCERGYYLTSRADFELVRKIKEEHCFCSLDPYKDENRSDLHSRYTLPDGSVLRDGETNEIELTLEKFYVCEALFNPTIVHSDAPSIVKTVWNAITNSPIQQRTTLTDNIFISGGSSLFENIDKRLEMELRDIAPPGGRSKIKVTAPPDRHTLSWKGGSILSEPNLKDISSSKWISKMDWEESGAEIVLQKSGFD, encoded by the coding sequence ATGTCAGATGAGCAGTGCGTTATCATAGACAATGGGTCCGGTACCATCAAAGTCGGCCTTACCGGGAGCTCAACTCCCTCCTTTGCGATACCGTCGGTCATCGGAACGCCCAGAGCAAAGTTCAAGGAGAAGATGGAAGACGAATACTACGGAGACGAAGCGATAGATAACATTGACTTTCTATCGTTGGAGTATCCAATTGACCACGGACACATTTCAGACTTTGACGCCATGGAAAAGCTCTGGGATTACAGCTTCAAAAGGCTAGGCATACATTCAGACTGCAGACCTGCACTCCTGACGGAACCGCCGTTTTGTTCCCCAAACCATCGCATAAAGATGGCTGAGatattctttgaaaagttcAATGTGGATGATTTGAACATCTCAGTCTCTGGATTGTTGGCCATGTACGGTCTAGGCAGACTAACTGGCACCATTTTAGACATTGGCGAGGGTGTTACGCAGTGTCTACCAGTTATAGAAGGCTACATTGAAAAGGGAAGTATCCAACGTGTGGATTTTGGAGGTCTGGAGTTGACCATGTACCTCCAAAAGATGTTGTGTGAAAGAGGTTACTATCTTACATCTAGAGCTGACTTTGAGCTGGTACGTAAAATTAAGGAAGAGCATTGTTTCTGCTCGCTGGATCCctacaaggatgaaaacAGGAGTGATTTGCACAGCAGATACACTCTACCAGATGGAAGCGTTCTCAGGGATGGCGAAACTAATGAGATTGAGCTTACTCTTGAAAAGTTTTATGTGTGCGAAGCGTTGTTTAATCCAACAATTGTACATAGCGACGCCCCAAGTATTGTAAAGACCGTTTGGAATGCAATAACAAATTCACCGATTCAACAACGCACCACTCTGACTGATAACATCTTCATATCCGGAGGGTCGTCGCTCTTTGAGAATATAGACAAGCGTCTAGAAATGGAACTGAGAGATATCGCGCCACCTGGAGGAAGGAGCAAAATTAAAGTCACTGCACCACCTGATCGTCACACTCTCTCCTGGAAAGGAGGCTCCATTCTATCGGAACCAAACCTTAAAGATATTAGCAGTTCCAAGTGGATAAGCAAAATGGACTgggaagaatctggagcAGAAATTGTGCTCCAAAAATCTGGATTCGACTAG
- a CDS encoding hypothetical protein (encoded by transcript BEWA_038950A) produces MMLWIPIALALCVRTSLASTMKPLNIVLEIDRKSRYLQGSTNIELQVFDVAELDYFINMHYLKKTINRKVHPVPFLITKWTYEKKTVKVDTSAFHGHNLKSVRVCIRKGAKRPAVLEVEVMNDQNGAGGPFFYLVATKELEYERADISKYNMEGAKLTYHQILDLMDDVIYTFNDALLLNIDNKENYGTATKRCTVTHKPNYPASGYDEYQHDVSPHSFVPEVVRNGVNVVKCGELPKNVTSASVYWSLGYPVMFRVKSTEGYTYYAKIGNLWQKRTFGQYNEPEYSKKLAEELDNINSQNNYITIDIAKNTEAPYKSGAKSVNVKKTAGKLNADPPYGFHKFTHTLQGKFNVARFVDGGAQLKFYSKHSGFMVVDGVDVYFSELQTQHIPVLICVRGSRVGGNSDKACLSLAGNKIWADYTFNKKTLKNQLEDILYNSTTRRTLDISKKAEYGKPSSMVSVNTFNSNPFTVYVHEFHMPSIVSSLVNNGKELSGMTDINDYVVRAKVYFLEGTPRYIFLHNFSSLLFCSGDRLGKWTVDKRITDFSHANVSAIEKENASYFDPTKFKTEESYQGLTGVRGAKGSVYEANNHTLGGAKPGWVESAEEYLNMTSQDEETEEDTTEDNHVVSDSERVANTPTGKRPEQGPRHESTTDVVARSHNPQMSHGDAESKNTSKNKKPKNKGSKHLTTSMAPQVGEESELKANQEGESDAEKKETEDIENKDLHKRDVEELMNFAGFSIFDLFSLSSGFHSGSTGVLLCNALLYAFLYF; encoded by the coding sequence GACAGGAAGAGCAGATACCTCCAGGGCTCAACCAACATTGAGCTTCAGGTCTTTGACGTCGCAGAATTGGACTATTTTATTAACATGCACTATCTCAAAAAGACTATAAACAGAAAAGTACATCCGGTGCCCTTTCTTATCACAAAATGGACGTATGAGAAAAAAACCGTCAAGGTGGACACGTCTGCATTCCACGGTCACAACCTCAAATCCGTGAGAGTTTGCATCAGGAAAGGAGCGAAAAGGCCAGCAGTGCTGGAAGTTGAAGTTATGAACGACCAAAACGGTGCAGGTGGACCATTCTTCTATCTCGTAGCTACCAAGGAGCTCGAGTATGAAAGGGCGGATATCAGCAAGTACAACATGGAAGGAGCAAAACTCACCTACCACCAAATTTTGGATCTTATGGATGATGTAATATACACCTTTAATGATGCACTCCTTCTGAACATCGACAACAAGGAAAACTACGGAACAGCCACCAAAAGATGCACTGTCACACATAAGCCAAATTATCCAGCATCGGGGTACGATGAATATCAACATGACGTCTCGCCTCACTCGTTTGTCCCTGAAGTTGTAAGGAATGGAGTCAACGTGGTCAAATGCGGAGAATTACCAAAGAATGTAACCTCCGCATCCGTCTATTGGTCACTTGGTTACCCAGTCATGTTTAGAGTGAAAAGCACAGAAGGATACACCTACTATGCGAAAATAGGAAATTTATGGCAGAAGAGAACTTTTGGACAGTACAACGAGCCTGAATATTCTAAAAAGCTCGCAGAAGAATTAGATAACATCAACTCACAGAACAATTATATAACCATAGATATCGCCAAAAATACTGAGGCTCCTTACAAATCTGGAGCAAAGAGTGTGAATGTTAAGAAAACTGCTGGAAAATTGAATGCCGATCCTCCATATGGCTTTCATAAGTTCACCCATACTCTACAGGGGAAATTTAATGTTGCTCGTTTTGTTGATGGCGGAGCACAACTCAAATTTTATAGCAAACATTCCGGTTTTATGGTCGTGGATGGAGTTGATGTCTACTTTTCCGAGTTGCAAACTCAACACATTCCCGTACTAATTTGTGTCCGTGGTTCTCGAGTAGGAGGCAATTCAGACAAGGCTTGCCTTTCTCTTGCAGGAAATAAAATATGGGCAGATTATACCTTTAACAAGAAAACACTCAAGAATCAATTGGAGGATATTCTCTATAACAGTACCACAAGGAGAACCCTggatatttcaaaaaaGGCAGAATACGGAAAACCCAGTTCCATGGTTTCTGTAAACACTTTTAACTCCAACCCTTTCACAGTCTATGTCCATGAGTTCCACATGCCTTCAATAGTTTCAAGTTTGGTTAACAATGGCAAGGAACTTTCTGGAATGACTGACATAAACGATTATGTCGTTCGTGCAAAGGTATACTTTTTGGAGGGTACCCCAAGATACATATTTTTGCACAACTTTAGCTCACTTCTCTTCTGCTCAGGAGATCGCCTCGGTAAGTGGACTGTAGACAAGAGGATTACAGATTTTTCTCACGCAAATGTATCCGCCATAGAAAAGGAGAATGCTTCATACTTTGATCCAACCAAGTTTAAGACCGAGGAATCATATCAAGGACTCACTGGTGTCAGGGGAGCTAAAGGTAGCGTTTATGAAGCAAATAATCACACTTTAGGAGGAGCAAAACCCGGATGGGTTGAATCCGCTGAAGAGTACTTGAATATGACATCCCAGGATGAGGAAACTGAAGAGGATACTACCGAAGATAACCATGTTGTAAGTGACTCCGAGAGAGTTGCGAATACACCGACTGGCAAAAGACCAGAACAAGGTCCAAGACATGAATCTACAACAGATGTTGTAGCGAGATCGCATAATCCACAAATGTCTCATGGAGATGCAGAGTCAAAGAACACCtccaaaaataaaaagCCAAAGAACAAGGGTTCAAAACATTTGACTACTTCAATGGCTCCTCAAGTTGGGGAAGAAAGTGAGTTGAAGGCTAATCAAGAGGGAGAATCCGATGCTGAAAAAAAAGAAACTGAAGATATTGAGAACAAAGACTTGCACAAGAGGGATGTAGAAGAACTCATGAACTTTGCAGGgttctccatttttgatcTATTTTCCCTTTCAAGCGGATTTCATAGTGGAAGTACAGGGGTATTGCTATGCAACGCTCTACTCTACGcctttttatatttttaa
- a CDS encoding signal peptide containing protein (encoded by transcript BEWA_038940A) has translation MLSAKLVFASLFAFVASAFAAELDLRTLKETGHNDLGLFTVVEGRHSLKLGWFKPLVGKELQKVLCGTHELWSTAGKEGHELNELLVLSKCKEAAFAVVSELTDIGGLAHHYLELDPVAGTLKKKYDGGDVKEFKLFLEAVLTALHKAGAVEALQKPYPAVAAQAGHKPELMQ, from the coding sequence ATGCTTTCTGCTAAACTCGTATTCGCTTCCCTCTTTGCCTTTGTGGCCTCAGCCTTTGCCGCTGAACTTGACTTGAGGACTCTCAAGGAAACTGGTCATAATGATCTTGGTTTGTTCACTGTTGTAGAAGGTCGTCATAGTTTGAAGCTTGGATGGTTCAAGCCATTGGTTGGCAAGGAACTCCAAAAGGTTCTCTGTGGTACTCATGAACTCTGGAGCACAGCCGGGAAGGAAGGCCACGAACTCAACGAACTTCTTGTTCTTTCCAAGTGCAAGGAGGCTGCTTTCGCTGTCGTCTCTGAGTTAACTGATATAGGAGGTTTGGCTCATCATTACCTCGAGCTTGACCCAGTGGCTGGTACTCTTAAGAAAAAGTATGATGGCGGCGATGTAAAGGAGTTCAAGCTCTTCCTTGAAGCTGTATTGACTGCTCTCCATAAGGCTGGCGCTGTTGAGGCTCTCCAGAAGCCATATCCAGCTGTTGCCGCTCAAGCCGGACACAAGCCAGAACTCATGCAGTAA
- a CDS encoding Eukaryotic initiation factor 3 family member protein (encoded by transcript BEWA_038910A): MIAAQQEVTIELKNKPPNDSTEEYQANTTDGSGRKIQVKATTEPQGSNFCRYTHQDNDSNGTKPFKLKEIQDVNSSIDISHDSGLEVLSVSAYYWRYDSGSGRTPTKVLLIGVTTSTGGTTYYKNTSGNQWVEHHLSQGGEQLEKELETLNCYNNDAVTMNLTESHSKNHAGNKTKYCCGEHKDDTGKVTVTSGSVKVPDSGSKDIPYYKHEVTNGKVAGFKFYKDDVLLTFTLFTDKNPVLIYVDSTGSPPVKGWFQRGNDNAQWTKVELNGITPENINNCTHWNKVVGELRGLGCKGLQECLDPAHLGQDGVQREEVPAADLSDQVPDTESETKILLQGTPLAQMADGPSLPGEHANIGGATSNGVVNDEAKIVSEIGEPPPKGAPQEKDTGIEDKSRGDAERAVLESNNTDPETKKAPDDPSLQATSACRIANTSAYIIACEHDRMAAALPLYQGSGEELRQKGPGPDEDAERQDSVDGASSDPAQPLTTTAKGEPLSPSEGSPKTPEPQASTFPPPPSLGSTTSSHTATPEKQATISKPVDALSTRGTSPFRISGRGRPNSSSGLGGESPVLPITFGSSPAIFNCYETGFIIGGSNEFLSTIEENSQNNAQDESANSLGQDTNTNTQGGAQTLSPHTEARGDSASGPPSSPAQTTTTSTNGQSSAQPGALSPEPPAPLPPQTQVSSQESTAQRREETLPEAPGPDSSWKVILGGSASATVVSGSLTGFDLANPDKTNRLAPRSGLVLSPHGTFHISSVVDGEQSIWTASGDEKCLLAECYAKDGLEVLCLETFDSTGELSARYFEKLDGQWKDITEDDFDARSVTMIGESGKDGLTLDVSHPNRLLYKSFDHNFDGNAVQLIVPKKGVTVTKLMSGTEDIYTLSSGQTFDHAKAYLNQYKRQELVLITLRTSSSILEKAYSKNGSKWESCNNSNAKMKSLVSTAKRKSGFELDISLDKDIKECSIFEAELLGVTTKHFFPKPGHDIIKVKDGDKELWEGGYDDYCRSCLIYKNGNIELLEMVVVEKPSGRCNFFERNVGGGWKRIKTSEFSKKLKEMKSGVTKQIIKICKDKLKLDVIIGSHYGQMFTKVDGEWKKVDRKNDNYRSYWDVIDSYDDVDDICKDNRNFMNDAPAQKLSCEEIVKIKQSTSTNELISTILENSETFHSRTAMSQEKYIRRKEFRHLKLFEVRPCDLVSVCESYYAGFPHKIGYMRFESLGMMLHIASVKSDDRVIVFDHSLGLLTGSIAQRLKGTGKIYRLVTKGVSDKIVHELGINYFENIISVDYEAVLKFCSGEGTAVEDAADSNDLASSNDAYARQAEENSVEHPEDIQDDGIEESKKRKRESSIHGIYPLHNVSEDDLAGVDLIIGNVSFNKCGKVNSSVNDYTSRLIEIANKFLKPDGRLVIFGQHFQPMTHGYYSLSASEEFINVKLDETFFREYQIKPMRTHPTMDAKSRPCSGLILSAIKIAKIEE, from the exons ATGATAGCAGCTCAACAAGAAGTAACCATTGAACTCAAAAACAAGCCACCTAATGATAGTACTGAGGAATATCAAGCAAATACTACTGATGGAAGTGGTAGGAAAATCCAGGTTAAGGCAACTACTGAACCCCAAGGATCTAACTTCTGCAGGTACACTCATCAGGATAATGATTCTAATGGAACAAAGCCATTCaaactaaaggagatccaAGATGTAAATAGCTCTATAGATATAAGTCATGATAGCGGTCTAGAGGTACTCTCAGTTTctgcctattactggaggTATGATAGTGGTAGTGGCAGGACACCTACTAAGGTCCTCTTGATAGGAGTTACTACCAGTACTGGAGGAACTACCTATTATAAGAATACTAGTGGTAATCAATGGGTTGAACATCATCTATCACAGGGTGGTGAACAACTTGAGAAAGAATTGGAAACTCTTAACTGTTACAATAACGATGCAGTTACTATGAATCTCACAGAGTCTCATTCTAAGAACCATGCTGGCAATAAAACTAAGTACTGTTGTGGAGAACATAAGGATGACACAGGAAAGGTCACCGTCACTTCCGGATCAGTTAAAGTTCCTGATTCTGGTTCCAAAGATATTCCCTACTACAAGCATGAGGTTACCAATGGAAAAGTAGCGGGATTTAAATTCTATAAAGATGAT GTCCTGTTGACATTTACACTTTTTACTGACAAGAATCCAGTTCTTATATATGTTGATTCAACTGGGAGCCCTCCAGTTAAGGGTTGGTTTCAAAGAGGTAATGACAATGCACAATGGACAAAGGTTGAACTGAATGGTATAACACCGGAAAATATCAATAACTGTACCCATTGGAATAAAGTTGTTGGTGAACTAAGAGGACTTGGATGTAAAGgcttgcaagaatgtctTGATCCAGCACATCTTGGACAGGatggagttcaacgtgaaGAAGTCCCAGCTGCTGACctatctgaccaggttcctgatacagagtctgagactaagataCTCCTACAAGGCACCCCTTtggctcaaatggctgaTGGTCCTAGTTTACCTGGTGAACATGCTAATATTGGTGGTGCTACTAGTAATGGTGTTGTTAATGATGAAGCTAAAATAGTCTCTGAAATAGGTGAACCTCCTCCTAAAGGAGCTCCTCAAGAAAAAGATACTGGTATAGAAGATAAATCCAGAGGAGATGCTGAAAGGGCTGTTCTAGAGTCTAATAACACCGATCCCGAAACTAAAAAGGCTCCTGATGACCCATCCCTCCAAGCTACTTCTGCTTGTAGAATTGCTAATACTAGTGCTTATATTATTGCTTGTGAACATGATAGAATGGCCGCTGCTCTACCTCTTTATCAAGGTTCTGGTGAAGAACTAAGACAAAAAGGACCTGGACCTGATGAAGATGCTGAAAGACAAGACTCTGTTGATGGTGCTAGTAGTGATCCTGCTCAACCTCTTACTACTACTGCTAAAGGAGAACCTCTTTCTCCTTCTGAAGGATCTCCTAAAACTCCTGAACCTCAAGCTTCTACTTTTCCTCCTCCCCCTAGTCTAGGATCGACCACTTCCTCTCATACTGCTACGCCTGAAAAGCAAGCTACTATTTCTAAACCTGTAGATGCTCTATCAACTCGTGGTACTAGCCCATTTCGTATATCTGGACGTGGAAGACCAAATAGTTCATCAGGATTAGGAGGGGAATCCCCGGTTCTACCAATCACCTTTGGTAGTTCTCCAGCAATTTTTAATTGTTATGAAACAGGTTTTATCATAGGTGGTTCTAATGAGTTTCTTTCTACTATAGAAGAAAATAGTCAAAATAATGCTCAAGATGAATCTGCTAACTCACTTGGCCAAGATACTAATACTAATACTCAAGGTGGTGCTCAAACTCTTTCTCCTCATACTGAAGCTCGTGGAGACTCTGCTTCTGGTCCACCTAGTAGTCCTGCTCAAactactactacttctaCCAATGGTCAATCTTCTGCTCAACCTGGAGCTCTTTCCCCTGAACCTCCTgctcctcttcctcctcaaaCTCAAGTTTCTTCTCAAGAATCTACTGCTCAACGTCGTGAAGAAACTCTTCCTGAAGCTCCTGGTCCTGACTCTTCTTGGAAAGTAATTTTGGGAGGCTCTGCTTCTGCCACCGTAGTTTCTGGctctcttactggatttg ACCTTGCTAACCCTGATAAGACGAATAGACTAGCCCCGAGAAGTGGTCTTGTACTCTCTCCTCATGGAACCTTCCATATTTCCTCCGTTGTAGACGGTGAACAATCTATATGGACcgcttctggagatgagaAGTGCCTACTGGCTGAGTGTTATGCTAAGGATGGGCTAGAAGTTCTTTGTCTGGAGACTTTTGACAGTACTGGAGAACTTTCTGCAAGATACTTTGAGAAGCTAGATGGACAATGGAAGGATATTACGGAAGACGATTTTGATGCTAGGTCTGTGACAATGATTGGAGAGTCTGGAAAAGATGGTCTTACCCTTGATGTCTCTCATCCGAATAGACTACTATATAAATCCTTTGATCATAACTTTGACGGCAATGCAGTTCAACTCATAGTTCCCAAGAAGGGTGTTACTGTTACGAAGCTAATGAGTGGCACTGAAGATATCTACACTCTTTCCTCTGGACAAACATTTGACCATGCCAAGGCATATCTTAACCAGTATAAGCGGCAAGAACTTGTGTTGATTACTCTCAGAACATCTTCTAGCATATTAGAGAAGGCGTActccaagaatggaagTAAATGGGAATCTTGCAATAATAGTAACGCCAAGATGAAGAGCTTAGTTTCTACTGCAAAACGGAAATCAGGCTTTGAACTTGACATATCTCTTGATAAGGATATTAAAGAATGTAGCATATTTGAAGCGGAATTACTAGGAGTTACTACCAAGCATTTCTTTCCTAAACCTGGGCATGATATTATTaaagtaaaggatggtgatAAGGAACTATGGGAGGGTGGATATGATGATTACTGTCGTTCGTGccttatttataaaaatgggAACATAGAACTACTAGAAATGGTTGTGGTGGAGAAACCTTCAGGGAGATGCAATTTCTTTGAGAGGAATGTTGGtggaggatggaagagAATCAAAACGAGTGAGTTTTCAaagaaactaaaggaaatgaagagtggTGTTACTAAGCA GATcattaaaatttgcaaGGACAAGCTTAAGCTCGATGTAATAATAGGATCGCACTACGGTCAAATGTTCACCAAGGTTGACGGTGAATGGAAAAAGGTTGACCGAAAAAACGATAACTACAGAAGCTACTGGGATGTTATAGATTCTTACGACGATGTTGATGATATATGCAAGGATAATAGAAACTTTATGAACGATGCACCTGCGCAAAAGCTCTCATGTGAAGAAATTGTAAAGATCAAACAGA GCACAAGTACAAACGAGTTAATTTCGacaattttggaaaacTCTGAGACTTTCCACTCGAGAACTGCCATGTCTCAGGAAAAGTATATACGCCGGAAGGAGTTTAGACACCTTAAACTCTTTGAGGTTAGACCATGTGATCTCGTTTCCGTTTGTGAAAGTTATTATGCGGGTTTCCCTCATAAGATTGG GTACATGCGTTTTGAGTCACTCGGAATGATGCTTCACATTGCTAGTGTCAAGTCTGATGATAGAGTAATTGTGTTTGACCATTCGTTGGGTCTTCTCACCGGTAGTATCGCACAGAGACTTAAAG GTACTGGTAAAATTTACCGTCTGGTAACAAAGGGAGTCTCTGACAAGATTGTTCATGAATTGGGGATTAAttattttgagaatatcaTCTCTGTGGACTATGAAGCCGTTTTAAAGTTTTGCAGTGGAGAAGGCACTGCAGTCGAGGATGCAGCAGACTCAAATGATTTGGCTTCTTCTAACGATGCCTATGCAAGACAAGCTGAGGAGAACTCTGTAGAACATCCAGAAGATATCCAGGATGATGGAATAGAAGAGTCTAAGAAACGAAAACGTGAGAGTTCCATCCACGGGATATATCCTCTACACAACGTTTCCGAGGATGACCTGGCAGGCGTAGACTTGATCATTGGAAACGTCTCATTTAACAAATGTGGAAAGGTTAATTCTTCCGTAAATGACTACACGTCTAGACTCATTGAAATCGCAAACAAGTTCCTAAAGCCAG ATGGACGACTCGTTATATTTGGCCAACATTTCCAGCCAATGACGCATGGTTACTATTCGCTGAGCGCGTCGGAggagtttataaatgtgaaaTTAGACGAAACATTCTTTAGAGAATATCAG ATTAAACCAATGAGAACCCATCCCACTATGGACGCCAAATCCAGACCATGCTCTGGACTCATTTTGTCGGCTAtaaaaattgcaaaaattGAGGAATAA
- a CDS encoding 50S ribosomal protein L11, putative (encoded by transcript BEWA_038920A) — MPVGRFRLIVPAAVAKPSPSIGQTLGPLGINMSAFCKKFNERTSAIRPNVPIQVRIYTQPDNTYKFSLRTPGSQWFLRRIARVPLGSARAKHEIVGNVTLKEVYHIAKCKSMDPTLIGVPLYVICKRIIGTANAMGIKVTRDLLPEFRKRDYTPVSKLDQMKKDIKAQRRSSKRSK, encoded by the exons ATGCCCGTCGGAAGGTTCAGGTTGATCGTGCCGGCGGCGGTGGCTAAGCCCTCGCCCTCAATTGGCCAAACTTTGGGCCCTTTGGGAATAAACATGTCGGCGTTTTGCAAAAAGTTCAACGAGAGGACGTCTGCCATCAGGCCAAATGTGCCCATTCAGGTCAGGATCTACACGCAGCCAGACAA CACCTACAAGTTTTCGCTGCGAACCCCCGGTTCCCAGTGGTTCCTAAGGAGAATTGCGAGGGTCCCGCTGGGCAGCGCGAGGGCAAAACACGAAATCGTCGGCAACGTTACCCTCAAGGAG GTCTACCACATCGCAAAATGCAAATCCATGGACCCAACGCTCATTGGAGTGCCACTGTACGTCATTTGCAAGAGGATAATCGGCACAGCGAATGCCATGGGCATCAAGGTGACCAGAGACCTACTCCCAGAATTCAGGAAGAGAGACTACACGCCAGTCTCCAAGCTAGACCAGATGAAGAAGGACATTAAAGCACAGAGGCGCTCGTCTAAAAGGTCAAAGTGA